Proteins from one Bradyrhizobium amphicarpaeae genomic window:
- a CDS encoding SDR family NAD(P)-dependent oxidoreductase, translated as MGRLQGKSVIITGAGSGIGRAAALLFTREGARLIAVDRTEAVKETVDEVKKAGGVAEAMIADAGSESDVMAVIDKAVKTHGRLDVIWANAGISGGLVPLAEQTVEHWQEILRINLIGPFLAVKYAMPHMVKQQSGAIVLTASVAGLKAGASGHPYAASKAGVISLVQTTAYSLTGTGVRINAVCPGLIETGMTKPIFDRAKERGTQGKIGQLNPLQRPGQPHELAAMGLFLASDEASYVNGQAFPVDGGLTASMPYAGKPV; from the coding sequence ATGGGCCGCCTGCAAGGCAAATCCGTCATCATCACCGGCGCCGGCAGCGGCATCGGTCGCGCCGCCGCGCTGCTGTTCACCCGGGAAGGCGCCAGGCTGATCGCGGTCGATCGCACCGAGGCGGTGAAGGAGACCGTCGACGAGGTGAAAAAGGCCGGCGGCGTCGCCGAAGCCATGATCGCCGACGCGGGCTCCGAATCCGACGTCATGGCCGTTATCGACAAGGCGGTGAAGACGCATGGCCGGCTCGACGTGATCTGGGCCAATGCCGGCATCTCCGGCGGGCTCGTGCCGCTCGCCGAGCAGACCGTCGAGCACTGGCAGGAGATCCTGCGCATCAACCTGATCGGGCCGTTCCTCGCTGTGAAATACGCGATGCCGCACATGGTCAAGCAGCAGTCCGGCGCGATCGTGCTGACCGCGTCCGTCGCGGGTCTCAAGGCCGGCGCCAGCGGACACCCCTACGCCGCGAGCAAGGCCGGCGTGATCAGCCTGGTGCAGACCACCGCGTATTCGCTCACCGGAACCGGCGTGCGCATCAACGCGGTATGCCCGGGCCTGATCGAGACCGGCATGACCAAGCCGATCTTCGACCGCGCCAAGGAGCGCGGCACCCAGGGCAAAATCGGCCAGCTCAATCCGCTGCAGCGCCCGGGCCAGCCGCACGAGCTCGCCGCGATGGGCCTGTTCCTGGCCAGCGACGAAGCCTCGTATGTCAATGGCCAGGCGTTCCCGGTGGACGGCGGCCTCACCGCGTCGATGCCGTATGCGGGCAAGCCGGTCTAG
- a CDS encoding phosphotransferase family protein — protein MADGVRKDEEFSGTKPVEERHRIDEMRLEAWMRDNVEGFEGPLVVLQFKGGQSNPTYRLDTPKRSYVMRRKPFGKLLPSAHAVDREYRVIAALGKQGFPVAHAYALCQDDGVIGAAFYIMSMEEGRVFWDPTLPSQTPEDRRKIFTSKIETLAKLHMYDPTAIGLGEFGKPGNYFARQIDRWTKQYRASETQHIPEFEKVAEWLPRTVPEQARVSVVHGDYRLDNMIFHATEPRVQAVLDWELSTLGDPMADFTYLLMQWIMPGLEGADLKALNIPSLEEAAQIYCNVTKMTVPDLNWYFAYNLFRLAGITQGIAGRVRDGTAANAKALESAKRTVPLSKASWDYAQKAGAV, from the coding sequence GTGGCTGACGGCGTCAGGAAAGACGAAGAATTCTCCGGCACCAAGCCGGTCGAGGAGCGGCATCGTATCGACGAGATGCGGCTCGAAGCCTGGATGCGCGACAACGTCGAAGGCTTCGAGGGGCCGCTGGTCGTGCTCCAGTTCAAGGGCGGCCAGTCCAACCCGACCTACCGGCTGGACACGCCGAAGCGCTCCTACGTGATGCGCAGGAAGCCGTTCGGCAAACTGCTGCCCTCGGCGCATGCGGTCGATCGCGAATATCGCGTGATCGCAGCGCTCGGCAAGCAGGGTTTCCCGGTCGCGCACGCTTATGCGCTGTGCCAGGACGACGGTGTCATCGGCGCCGCCTTCTACATCATGTCGATGGAGGAGGGCCGGGTGTTCTGGGATCCGACGCTGCCGAGCCAGACTCCGGAGGACCGCCGCAAGATCTTCACCAGCAAGATCGAGACGCTGGCAAAACTTCACATGTACGACCCCACGGCGATCGGCCTCGGCGAGTTCGGCAAGCCCGGCAATTATTTCGCGCGCCAGATCGATCGCTGGACCAAGCAATATCGGGCGTCTGAGACCCAGCACATTCCGGAGTTCGAGAAGGTCGCCGAATGGCTGCCGCGCACGGTGCCGGAGCAGGCCCGCGTCTCTGTGGTGCACGGCGATTATCGCCTCGACAACATGATCTTCCACGCCACGGAACCGCGCGTGCAGGCGGTGCTGGACTGGGAGTTGTCGACGCTCGGCGATCCCATGGCCGACTTCACCTATCTGCTGATGCAGTGGATCATGCCGGGTCTCGAAGGCGCCGACCTCAAGGCGCTCAACATCCCGAGCCTGGAAGAGGCCGCGCAGATCTATTGCAACGTCACCAAGATGACGGTGCCTGATCTCAACTGGTACTTCGCCTACAATCTGTTCCGCCTCGCCGGCATCACCCAGGGCATCGCCGGCCGCGTCCGCGACGGCACCGCGGCCAACGCCAAGGCGCTGGAATCCGCCAAGCGCACCGTGCCGCTGTCAAAGGCGTCTTGGGACTACGCGCAGAAGGCGGGCGCGGTTTAA
- a CDS encoding acyl-CoA dehydrogenase family protein: protein MDFDLSPKQKEWLDRVQSFMTKHVRPAVPIYNEQDHSGERWKVIPVLEDLKKKAKAEGLWNMFMPPNEHEDDEFRGAGLTNLEYALLSEQMGHISWASEVFNCSAPDTGNMEVFMRYGSKEQKRKWLRPLMDGEIRSAFLMTEPAVASSDATNIETSIKKDGDHYVINGRKWWSSGVGDPRCKIAILMGKTDFNAAKHQQQSQILVPLDTPGIKVEKMLPVFGFDDAPHGHAQVLLENVRVPKENILLGEGRGFEIAQGRLGPGRIHHCMRTIGKAEEALEKMVKRLMSRTAFGKKIVEHSVWEQRIGEARTNIEMTRLLCLKAADMMDKVGNKTAQAEIAMIKVAAPNMALKIIDEAIQAFGGAGVSDEAGLAKDYAGIRTLRLADGPDEVHNRAIARLEVRKYANSPKH from the coding sequence ATGGATTTCGATCTGTCCCCCAAGCAGAAGGAATGGCTCGACCGCGTGCAGTCGTTCATGACCAAGCACGTGCGTCCGGCAGTGCCGATCTATAACGAGCAGGATCACAGCGGCGAGCGCTGGAAGGTGATCCCGGTCCTGGAAGACCTCAAGAAGAAAGCGAAGGCCGAGGGCCTCTGGAACATGTTCATGCCGCCGAACGAGCATGAAGACGATGAATTCCGCGGTGCGGGACTGACCAATCTCGAATACGCGCTGCTGTCGGAACAGATGGGCCACATTTCCTGGGCTTCGGAAGTGTTCAACTGCTCCGCGCCGGATACCGGCAACATGGAAGTGTTCATGCGTTACGGCTCCAAGGAGCAGAAGCGCAAATGGCTGCGCCCGTTGATGGACGGCGAGATCCGCTCGGCCTTCCTGATGACGGAACCCGCGGTGGCCTCGTCGGATGCGACCAACATCGAGACCAGCATCAAGAAGGACGGCGATCACTACGTCATCAACGGCCGCAAATGGTGGTCGTCCGGCGTCGGCGATCCCCGCTGCAAGATCGCGATCCTGATGGGCAAGACCGATTTCAACGCGGCCAAGCACCAGCAGCAGTCGCAGATCCTGGTTCCGCTCGACACCCCCGGCATCAAGGTCGAGAAGATGCTGCCCGTGTTCGGCTTCGACGACGCGCCGCACGGCCACGCCCAGGTGCTGCTCGAGAATGTGCGGGTGCCGAAGGAGAACATCCTGCTCGGCGAGGGCCGCGGCTTCGAGATCGCGCAAGGCCGCCTCGGTCCCGGCCGCATCCATCACTGCATGCGCACCATCGGCAAGGCCGAGGAAGCGCTGGAGAAGATGGTCAAGCGCCTGATGTCGCGCACCGCCTTCGGCAAGAAGATCGTCGAGCACAGCGTGTGGGAGCAGCGCATCGGCGAGGCCCGCACCAACATCGAGATGACGCGTCTGCTGTGTCTCAAGGCCGCCGACATGATGGACAAGGTCGGCAACAAGACCGCGCAGGCCGAGATCGCCATGATCAAGGTCGCAGCCCCCAACATGGCGCTGAAGATCATCGACGAGGCGATCCAGGCGTTTGGCGGCGCGGGAGTCTCGGACGAAGCGGGTCTTGCCAAGGACTACGCCGGCATCCGCACGCTGCGGCTCGCCGACGGTCCGGACGAGGTGCACAATCGCGCCATTGCCAGGCTTGAAGTTCGGAAGTATGCCAACTCTCCCAAGCATTAA
- a CDS encoding serine hydrolase domain-containing protein, whose translation MNAQAATKAVSTPLTPPLPEARPETLGLSRPRLQAMSDAFKREIDKGTVPGVTVLVARRGQIGWFEALGRQSPAGAAPMTQDSMFRIFSMTKPIVSVAIMALVEDGHLLLSDAVAKFIPEFAGQQVGIVKDGKLELVPPARPMTVQDLLRHSSGLTYEHQGDGPVHKLYQESRVRSRKITNAEHAALVASFPLVCQPGAEFNYSRSTDILGRIIEVVSGKSLGAFLTERVLAPLQMAETGFSTSEANAGRLAEPFATDPWTGDKVALFNMLEVPVMESGGGGLVSTTMDYARFCLMLRNGGTLDGNRIIGRKTLELMASDHLGPHVVTNGTLLSPGHGFGLGFAVRREAGIAPFPGSVGNYFWSGIAGTFFWIDPKEDLFAVFMSQGPGQRDYTRTLVRDLVYAAVE comes from the coding sequence ATGAACGCCCAAGCCGCCACCAAAGCCGTTTCGACGCCGCTGACCCCGCCTTTGCCCGAGGCAAGGCCGGAGACGCTCGGACTGTCGCGTCCGCGCCTGCAGGCCATGTCGGATGCCTTCAAGCGCGAGATCGACAAGGGAACCGTCCCCGGGGTCACCGTGCTGGTGGCGAGGCGCGGCCAAATCGGCTGGTTCGAGGCACTCGGCAGGCAGAGCCCGGCGGGCGCAGCGCCGATGACGCAGGATTCGATGTTCCGGATCTTCTCGATGACCAAGCCGATCGTCTCGGTCGCCATCATGGCGCTGGTCGAGGACGGCCATCTCCTGCTCAGCGACGCCGTCGCGAAATTCATCCCGGAGTTTGCCGGCCAGCAGGTTGGCATCGTCAAGGACGGCAAGCTGGAGCTGGTGCCGCCGGCGCGGCCGATGACGGTGCAGGACCTGCTTCGCCACAGTTCGGGCCTGACCTACGAGCATCAGGGCGACGGCCCCGTGCACAAGCTCTACCAGGAGTCCCGCGTCCGCAGCCGCAAGATCACCAACGCCGAGCACGCCGCCCTTGTCGCGAGCTTCCCGCTGGTCTGCCAGCCCGGCGCGGAATTCAACTACAGCCGCTCCACCGACATCCTCGGCCGCATCATCGAGGTCGTCAGCGGCAAGTCTCTCGGCGCGTTTCTCACCGAGCGCGTGCTCGCGCCGCTGCAGATGGCCGAGACGGGCTTCTCGACCTCGGAGGCCAATGCGGGCCGGCTCGCCGAGCCGTTCGCAACCGATCCCTGGACCGGCGACAAGGTCGCGCTGTTCAACATGCTCGAAGTCCCGGTGATGGAGTCCGGCGGCGGCGGCCTGGTCTCGACCACGATGGACTATGCCCGCTTCTGCCTGATGCTGCGCAACGGCGGTACGCTGGACGGCAACAGGATCATCGGCCGCAAGACGCTGGAGCTGATGGCGTCCGATCACCTCGGGCCGCACGTCGTGACCAACGGCACCCTGCTGTCGCCCGGACACGGCTTCGGTCTCGGCTTTGCGGTGCGCCGCGAGGCCGGCATCGCCCCCTTCCCCGGCAGCGTCGGTAACTATTTCTGGAGCGGCATTGCCGGCACGTTCTTCTGGATCGATCCGAAGGAGGATCTGTTCGCGGTATTCATGAGCCAGGGCCCGGGCCAGCGCGATTACACGCGCACGCTGGTGCGGGATCTGGTCTACGCGGCAGTGGAGTAG
- a CDS encoding SDR family NAD(P)-dependent oxidoreductase, with amino-acid sequence MTLFDMKGKVAVITGSTRGIGLAIAERMAEHGAKVVISSRKADVCEQVAKGINDRYGKGTAVAIAANISSKENLQNLVDESNRAFGKIDVLVCNAASNPYYGPLAGISDDQFRKILDNNIVANNWLISMVVPQMIERKDGSIIIVSSIGGLKGSTILGAYAISKAADMQLARNLACEYGKDNIRVNCIAPGLIKTDFAKALWDNPDNLKASTARSPLLRIGIPDEIAGAAVFLGSKAGDFMTGQTMVIDGGATIS; translated from the coding sequence ATGACCTTGTTCGACATGAAGGGAAAAGTCGCCGTCATCACGGGATCGACGCGCGGCATCGGGCTTGCGATTGCCGAGCGCATGGCCGAGCACGGCGCCAAGGTCGTGATCTCCTCGCGCAAGGCCGACGTCTGCGAGCAGGTGGCCAAGGGCATCAACGACAGATACGGCAAAGGCACCGCGGTCGCGATCGCCGCCAACATCTCGTCGAAGGAGAATCTGCAAAACCTCGTCGACGAGAGCAACCGCGCTTTCGGCAAGATCGACGTGCTGGTCTGCAACGCCGCGTCGAACCCGTATTACGGTCCGCTCGCCGGCATCTCCGACGATCAGTTCAGGAAGATCCTGGACAACAACATCGTCGCCAACAATTGGCTGATTTCGATGGTGGTGCCGCAGATGATCGAGCGCAAGGACGGCTCCATCATCATTGTCTCCTCGATCGGCGGATTGAAAGGCTCGACCATCCTCGGCGCCTATGCGATCTCCAAGGCCGCCGATATGCAGCTCGCGCGCAACCTCGCCTGCGAATACGGCAAGGACAACATCCGCGTGAACTGCATCGCGCCCGGCCTGATCAAGACCGACTTCGCCAAGGCGCTGTGGGACAACCCGGATAACCTGAAAGCCTCCACCGCGCGCTCGCCGCTGCTGCGCATTGGCATCCCCGACGAGATCGCCGGTGCCGCGGTGTTCCTGGGATCGAAGGCCGGCGACTTCATGACCGGCCAGACCATGGTGATCGACGGCGGCGCGACGATCAGCTGA
- a CDS encoding TetR/AcrR family transcriptional regulator, whose translation MASDHTRSAILAAAERLYADRGFGDVTLRDIVAEAGVNLAAVNYHFGSKDELIAELFVTRSIATNRERLRELKAAEEEGGGRAPIEVILHALVGPTLRGCLGPENQRSTAARFMIRASIESVPPIRRIKNREIDHLRKFAGAMRRALPDRSDVDIYWGLNFALAMAHHTIRESERLTKLSEGKCDLDDVEDVVERVVNVATMALTAGKSEAKAPSRLAAR comes from the coding sequence ATGGCCAGCGATCATACGAGATCTGCCATTCTCGCCGCCGCCGAACGGCTCTATGCCGATCGCGGCTTCGGCGACGTGACGCTGCGCGACATCGTCGCGGAAGCGGGTGTCAACCTCGCCGCGGTGAACTATCATTTCGGCTCGAAGGACGAACTGATCGCGGAATTATTCGTCACACGCTCGATCGCCACCAACCGCGAGCGCCTGCGCGAATTGAAGGCGGCGGAGGAGGAAGGCGGCGGCCGCGCGCCGATCGAGGTGATCCTGCACGCCCTGGTCGGGCCGACGCTGCGCGGTTGTCTCGGCCCCGAGAACCAGCGCTCGACCGCGGCGCGCTTCATGATCCGCGCCTCGATCGAATCCGTGCCGCCGATCCGCCGCATCAAGAATCGCGAGATCGACCATTTGCGCAAATTCGCAGGCGCGATGCGCCGCGCCCTCCCCGACCGCAGCGACGTCGATATCTACTGGGGCCTCAACTTCGCGCTCGCGATGGCGCACCACACCATCCGCGAAAGCGAGCGGCTGACGAAACTGTCCGAAGGCAAATGCGATCTCGACGACGTCGAGGACGTGGTGGAGCGCGTCGTCAACGTCGCGACGATGGCACTGACGGCGGGCAAGTCCGAGGCGAAGGCGCCGTCAAGGTTGGCAGCGCGATAG
- the argE gene encoding acetylornithine deacetylase has protein sequence MPSSRPDRIRKLLTDLVGFDTVSDRTNLPLIAHIESYLAALGVGFERITDETGQKASLWVTIGPQDRPGLVLSGHTDVVPVVGQDWSHDPFKLVERDGKLYGRGTTDMKGFVAVCLAMVPEMVEAKLTVPIHLAISYDEEIGCVGVRPMLVEVAKKKVRPLGAFIGEPTEMKVIIGHKGKHGVRATFHGLARHSSIAPEGVNAIEYAAELIVEIRRRAVALAALRATDSLYDVPHSTLLTSIVHGGAALNIVPDTCTVDFECRGIGITESREVTDAIVAWAKAEIEPAMKARSQECGIDFEEILDYPALDTAADAAIVTLAKSLAGRNDHAKVAFGTEASLFASIADVPSVVIGPGSIAQAHTPDEFVEMAELEKCAGFVERLIAHCVKG, from the coding sequence ATGCCAAGCTCAAGACCCGACCGCATTCGAAAACTCCTCACCGACCTCGTTGGCTTCGACACCGTCAGCGACCGCACCAACCTGCCGCTGATCGCCCATATCGAAAGCTACCTCGCCGCACTCGGCGTCGGCTTCGAGCGCATCACTGACGAGACCGGCCAGAAGGCCTCGCTCTGGGTCACCATCGGTCCGCAGGACCGGCCGGGCCTGGTGCTGTCCGGCCATACCGACGTCGTGCCGGTGGTGGGCCAGGACTGGAGCCACGATCCGTTCAAGCTGGTCGAGCGGGACGGCAAGCTCTACGGCCGCGGCACCACCGACATGAAGGGCTTCGTCGCGGTGTGCCTTGCCATGGTGCCGGAGATGGTGGAGGCCAAGCTCACGGTGCCGATCCATCTCGCGATCTCCTACGACGAAGAGATCGGCTGCGTCGGCGTGCGGCCGATGCTCGTCGAGGTCGCCAAGAAGAAGGTTCGGCCGCTCGGTGCCTTCATCGGCGAGCCCACCGAGATGAAGGTCATCATCGGCCACAAGGGCAAGCACGGCGTGCGCGCGACCTTTCACGGGCTTGCCCGCCACTCCTCGATCGCGCCCGAGGGCGTCAACGCGATCGAATACGCGGCCGAGCTGATCGTCGAGATCCGCCGCCGCGCCGTGGCGCTTGCGGCCCTTCGCGCAACCGACAGCCTCTACGACGTCCCGCATTCGACGCTGCTCACCAGCATCGTGCATGGCGGCGCCGCGCTGAACATCGTGCCCGATACCTGCACGGTGGATTTCGAATGCCGCGGCATCGGCATCACGGAATCGCGCGAGGTGACGGATGCGATCGTCGCCTGGGCGAAGGCCGAGATCGAGCCGGCGATGAAGGCGAGAAGCCAGGAGTGCGGCATCGATTTCGAGGAGATCCTCGACTACCCCGCGCTCGACACCGCCGCCGATGCCGCGATCGTCACACTCGCCAAGAGCCTTGCCGGGCGCAACGACCACGCCAAGGTCGCGTTCGGCACGGAGGCGAGCTTGTTCGCCAGCATCGCCGATGTGCCGTCAGTGGTGATCGGCCCGGGATCGATCGCGCAGGCGCATACGCCGGATGAGTTCGTGGAGATGGCGGAGCTGGAGAAGTGCGCCGGGTTCGTGGAGCGGCTGATCGCGCATTGCGTGAAGGGATAA
- a CDS encoding glycosyltransferase family 2 protein: protein MTPSRAAKKLTIVIPALNEQDKIADTIDGVLPLARELLDDFEIFLINDGSTDATGAIMDEFAAGEPRIVVQHNAEPRGVGAGFEYALSRAKFDAITLIPGDHAFQNEGIAQMFKAAGAADLVITYRDNQSDRSVNRSLQSHSLRFILNCLFGFWLSDYHSMIVYPVKWLRQIAVKADGYGYQICALISLLQLGLTYVQVPVSLNAELKGSSRALRLRTYLELGGTIVSLLRRVPIRHVDLSQIPDDAGRAPAR from the coding sequence ATGACACCTTCCAGGGCGGCCAAGAAACTCACGATCGTCATCCCTGCACTGAACGAGCAGGACAAGATCGCCGACACCATTGACGGTGTGTTGCCGCTCGCCCGCGAGCTGCTCGACGATTTCGAGATTTTCCTGATCAACGACGGCAGCACCGACGCCACCGGTGCGATCATGGACGAGTTCGCAGCCGGCGAGCCGCGCATCGTCGTGCAGCATAACGCCGAGCCGCGCGGTGTCGGGGCCGGCTTCGAATACGCCCTGTCGCGCGCGAAATTCGATGCCATCACGCTCATTCCCGGCGATCACGCCTTCCAGAACGAGGGTATTGCGCAGATGTTCAAGGCGGCGGGCGCCGCCGACCTCGTCATCACCTATCGCGACAACCAGTCGGACCGCTCGGTCAACCGCTCGCTGCAGTCGCACTCGCTTCGGTTCATCCTGAACTGCCTGTTTGGCTTCTGGCTGTCCGACTACCACAGCATGATCGTCTACCCCGTGAAATGGCTGCGCCAGATCGCGGTCAAGGCCGACGGCTACGGCTATCAGATCTGCGCCCTGATCTCGCTGCTCCAGCTCGGCCTCACCTACGTCCAGGTGCCCGTGAGCTTGAATGCGGAGCTGAAGGGGTCGTCCCGCGCACTGCGGCTGCGCACCTATCTCGAGCTCGGCGGCACCATCGTATCGCTGCTGCGCCGCGTTCCCATCCGGCACGTCGATCTCAGCCAGATTCCCGACGACGCGGGGCGGGCCCCGGCGCGCTAG
- a CDS encoding AI-2E family transporter, with protein MIPTAIKPQSTDDVSAIVVTVGVAILSIIIIAALYLGREIFVPVALAILLSFVLAAPVRLVQRLHVPRAAAVVGVVLFAFAVIFGLGSVIATQLNGLAGDLPKYQTTILSKIQSVRGVAGGSSTLERAAEMLQDLGKELDKPKTVAPANPLTAGPAARTGVKPVPVEVLQPDPGALESLRSLIAPLVSPLATTGIIVIFVIFILIQREDLRNRLIRLAGSHDLQRTTAALDDAAARLSRLFLNQLMLNTGFGVLIGSGLWLIGIPSAALWGILAAVLRFVPYIGSIIAAAFPLALAVAVDPGWWMLAWTAALFFVIEPLVGQVVEPLLYGRTTGLSPVAVVVSATFWTALWGPIGLVLATPLTVCLVVLGRHVERLSFLDVMFGDRPALAPPEIFYQRMLAGDPTEAAEKAEQFLKERSLSAYYDEVAIKGMQLAQSDLDRAALDQTRLARIRDTVIEFVDDLSDQDDGQPGNGPVADAEVVDAIEAVAPSSDQPDVPVLDPEAVTERYRGEHAVLCIGGRTMLDEAAAIMLAQLCRAHGVGSRVEGPEALSTANIFRLETSGVALVCLSYIGITSPAHLRYAVRRLRRKLPGAAIMIGCWAEGVTNIDELRETAKADLFATSLREATQIIVAMAQGDDRIISPEASVRQASA; from the coding sequence ATGATCCCCACGGCGATCAAGCCGCAATCGACCGACGATGTCTCGGCGATCGTCGTCACGGTCGGCGTGGCGATCCTGAGCATCATCATCATCGCGGCGCTCTATCTGGGGCGAGAGATCTTCGTCCCCGTCGCGCTTGCGATCCTGCTGAGCTTCGTCCTGGCGGCGCCCGTACGGCTGGTCCAGCGTCTTCATGTGCCGCGCGCAGCCGCTGTGGTCGGCGTCGTGCTGTTCGCCTTCGCCGTGATCTTCGGGCTCGGCAGCGTCATCGCAACGCAGCTTAACGGGCTGGCGGGCGACCTGCCGAAATATCAGACCACCATCCTCTCCAAGATCCAGTCGGTACGCGGCGTCGCGGGCGGCAGTTCCACGCTGGAGCGTGCCGCGGAGATGCTGCAGGACCTCGGCAAGGAATTGGACAAGCCCAAAACCGTGGCGCCGGCCAATCCGCTGACCGCGGGTCCGGCTGCCAGGACCGGCGTCAAGCCGGTACCCGTCGAGGTGCTGCAGCCGGATCCCGGCGCGCTCGAAAGTCTGCGCTCGCTGATCGCACCTCTGGTCTCGCCGCTGGCGACGACGGGCATCATCGTGATCTTCGTGATCTTCATCCTGATCCAGCGCGAGGATCTGCGCAATCGCCTGATCAGGCTGGCCGGCTCTCATGACCTGCAGCGCACCACCGCGGCGCTCGATGATGCCGCGGCGCGGCTGAGCCGGTTGTTCCTCAACCAGCTGATGCTCAACACCGGGTTCGGGGTGTTGATCGGCAGCGGCCTGTGGCTGATCGGGATTCCCAGCGCGGCGCTGTGGGGCATTCTCGCGGCCGTGCTGCGCTTCGTGCCCTATATCGGCTCGATCATCGCGGCCGCGTTCCCGCTGGCGCTTGCGGTGGCGGTCGATCCGGGCTGGTGGATGCTGGCCTGGACCGCGGCGCTGTTTTTCGTGATCGAACCCCTGGTCGGGCAGGTGGTCGAACCGCTGCTTTATGGCCGCACCACGGGCCTGTCGCCGGTGGCCGTGGTCGTGTCCGCGACCTTCTGGACCGCGTTGTGGGGACCGATCGGGCTTGTGCTCGCGACACCTCTCACCGTTTGTCTCGTCGTGCTGGGGCGCCACGTCGAACGGCTCTCCTTCCTCGACGTCATGTTCGGCGATCGCCCCGCGCTCGCGCCTCCCGAGATTTTCTACCAACGCATGCTGGCGGGTGATCCGACCGAAGCGGCCGAGAAGGCCGAACAGTTTCTGAAGGAGCGATCGCTTTCGGCCTATTACGACGAGGTGGCAATCAAGGGCATGCAGCTCGCCCAATCGGACCTTGACCGGGCCGCGCTCGACCAGACGCGGCTCGCCCGCATCCGCGACACCGTGATCGAGTTCGTCGACGACCTCTCGGACCAGGATGACGGCCAGCCTGGCAATGGGCCGGTCGCGGATGCCGAGGTGGTCGACGCGATCGAGGCCGTCGCCCCTTCGAGCGATCAGCCGGACGTCCCCGTGCTCGATCCGGAGGCGGTCACCGAGCGGTATCGCGGCGAACATGCCGTGCTTTGCATCGGCGGCCGGACCATGCTCGATGAAGCTGCCGCCATCATGCTCGCGCAGCTCTGCCGCGCGCACGGCGTCGGGAGCCGCGTCGAAGGGCCCGAAGCGCTGTCGACCGCCAATATCTTCCGCCTCGAGACATCGGGCGTGGCGCTGGTCTGCCTGAGCTATATCGGCATCACCAGCCCCGCACATCTGCGCTATGCGGTGCGGCGGCTCCGCCGCAAGCTGCCCGGCGCCGCCATCATGATCGGATGCTGGGCTGAAGGGGTTACCAACATCGACGAGTTGCGCGAGACCGCGAAGGCAGATCTGTTCGCCACCTCGTTGCGCGAAGCGACGCAGATCATCGTCGCGATGGCGCAGGGCGACGATCGCATCATCTCGCCGGAGGCGTCCGTGCGGCAGGCCAGCGCCTGA
- a CDS encoding histidine phosphatase family protein, with protein sequence MAGADKPNVVTTRWWWVRHAPVRNDGGNIYGQSDLACDTSDTYVFNAVAKVLPRKAVWYSSNLMRTHQTAEAIWAAGYPKPASMPWEADLAEQNLGKWQGMNRAAFIASRPVGSSWFADINEPAPGGESFMDLYNRTRRTIERINVEAAGQDVIAVAHGGTIKAALGLALEGQLEKALSFDIDNCSITRIDHFASPERTVWRLPMVNQQPWIADDAHAAMHQLAGPEVKKLA encoded by the coding sequence ATGGCAGGCGCAGACAAGCCCAATGTGGTCACGACACGGTGGTGGTGGGTCCGTCACGCGCCGGTGCGCAATGACGGTGGCAACATCTACGGGCAGAGCGATCTCGCCTGCGACACCAGCGACACTTACGTGTTCAATGCCGTTGCCAAGGTGCTGCCGCGCAAGGCGGTCTGGTATTCGAGCAATCTGATGCGCACCCACCAGACCGCGGAAGCGATCTGGGCGGCCGGCTACCCGAAGCCCGCGTCGATGCCATGGGAAGCAGATCTCGCCGAGCAGAATCTCGGGAAGTGGCAGGGCATGAACCGCGCCGCATTCATCGCGAGCCGCCCGGTCGGCTCGAGCTGGTTCGCCGACATCAACGAGCCCGCGCCCGGCGGCGAAAGCTTCATGGACCTCTACAACCGCACGCGCCGCACCATCGAGCGGATCAACGTCGAGGCGGCCGGGCAGGACGTGATCGCGGTCGCTCATGGCGGCACGATCAAGGCGGCGCTCGGACTTGCACTCGAGGGTCAGCTTGAGAAGGCTCTGTCGTTTGACATCGACAATTGCTCGATCACGCGCATCGATCATTTTGCAAGCCCCGAACGCACGGTCTGGCGCCTGCCTATGGTGAACCAGCAGCCCTGGATCGCGGATGACGCGCATGCGGCGATGCATCAACTCGCGGGACCGGAAGTCAAGAAGCTCGCCTGA